In one window of Bdellovibrio bacteriovorus W DNA:
- a CDS encoding UDP-N-acetylglucosamine acyltransferase (COG1043 Acyl-[acyl carrier protein]--UDP-N-acetylglucosamine O-acyltransferase) — MANYIVHPSSVLSPDVELADDVVIGPYCLIQGKVKIGKGTFVEGHVTLGSRYGIVEIGENNHFSPGAVIGGPPQDHSYKGEPTKLIIGNNNKFREFSTANLATSKADGITEIGNNNYFMAYTHVGHDCKIGNDVTIANDSHLGGHCIIEDGVTIGGVSAFNQFTKVGRGAFIAGSAVVNKDILPFSRAQGTYATIRATNKIGLARKGYSREEIANVHKAIRIMIMGSSTVEEGIARIKEECVMSDNIKYFIDFVQSSKRGIAVDRSPKNWKDDE, encoded by the coding sequence ATGGCAAACTATATTGTTCACCCTAGCAGTGTTTTATCCCCAGATGTTGAATTGGCAGATGACGTTGTCATCGGTCCTTATTGCCTTATTCAAGGGAAAGTAAAAATTGGAAAAGGTACCTTCGTTGAAGGTCACGTGACTTTAGGGTCTCGTTACGGAATCGTAGAAATCGGCGAAAACAATCATTTCTCTCCAGGTGCTGTGATCGGTGGACCTCCACAAGATCACTCTTACAAAGGTGAGCCGACAAAACTTATCATTGGTAATAATAATAAATTCAGAGAGTTTTCAACTGCGAACCTTGCAACTAGCAAAGCAGATGGAATCACTGAAATCGGAAATAACAATTACTTCATGGCATACACGCACGTTGGGCACGATTGCAAAATCGGTAATGACGTGACGATTGCCAACGACTCTCACTTGGGCGGTCACTGTATTATTGAAGACGGTGTGACTATTGGTGGAGTGAGTGCCTTCAATCAATTTACAAAAGTAGGCCGTGGTGCATTTATCGCGGGATCTGCAGTTGTAAATAAAGACATTCTTCCGTTCAGTCGTGCACAAGGCACATACGCTACCATTCGTGCGACAAATAAAATTGGTCTTGCAAGAAAAGGTTACTCTCGCGAGGAGATCGCCAATGTTCATAAAGCAATTCGTATTATGATCATGGGATCGTCGACAGTTGAAGAGGGTATTGCGCGCATTAAAGAAGAATGCGTAATGAGCGATAACATTAAGTATTTTATCGACTTCGTTCAAAGCTCTAAACGCGGAATCGCGGTTGATAGAAGCCCAAAGAATTGGAAAGACGATGAGTAA
- a CDS encoding hypothetical protein (COG2825 Outer membrane protein), producing MKKLLIALAVFASASFAHAQAKVGFVDMQKAIQTTAAGKKAKTELEGEFNKKKKELEKKEADLKKMGEDLEKKKSVLSEEALAKKQAEFQEEMLKYRDVVGKSQVEIQKKERDLTAPILEKMRKVIATLAKDQGYAMVLENSQMVLYATPEADLTDAVVKAFEKTK from the coding sequence ATGAAAAAGTTATTAATCGCACTTGCGGTTTTTGCATCAGCGTCGTTTGCACACGCACAAGCAAAAGTTGGATTCGTGGATATGCAAAAAGCTATTCAGACAACTGCTGCTGGTAAAAAAGCAAAGACTGAACTTGAGGGTGAGTTTAACAAAAAGAAAAAAGAATTAGAAAAGAAAGAAGCTGATCTTAAAAAGATGGGCGAAGATTTAGAGAAGAAAAAATCTGTTCTTTCTGAAGAAGCTTTAGCTAAGAAACAAGCGGAATTTCAAGAAGAAATGTTGAAGTACCGTGACGTTGTTGGCAAAAGCCAAGTTGAGATTCAGAAGAAAGAGCGTGATTTGACGGCTCCAATTCTAGAGAAGATGAGAAAAGTTATTGCGACACTTGCTAAAGACCAAGGTTACGCAATGGTTTTAGAGAATTCTCAAATGGTGTTGTACGCAACTCCAGAGGCTGATTTAACTGATGCAGTTGTAAAGGCCTTCGAAAAAACGAAGTAA
- a CDS encoding lipid A disaccharide synthase (COG0763 Lipid A disaccharide synthetase), translating to MNEVLIVAAEASSVTYAQRILEMWKSQGKKVHAFGVGSQDMENLGFERLGKSEEMAVVGAAEIISQYSHLKSVFDKLVEEAGKRRPKVAIVMDYPEFNLMLAKKLHALGIPVVYYISPQVWAWRKGRVETIKKYCQKVFVLFPFEVKFYEEHGVPVEFVGHPLLDEIDDRLLTDPGYLKSHRNQCGIRDDEIVLGLMPGSRRLELKQHFQIQLDTARILSKKYKNLKILILTAPTFSKEQMQDYLEDFRLPYILLKDEPFRMIHLVDMMLVASGTATLQVGIMKRPMVIMYKMKWLTGIFAKLFVRGTKYFGLANLILGKEAVPERFQSDANPELLASLLSRYIEEPEYKAQVISDLEELRQHLGDKGATQRVVKALDEYLQS from the coding sequence ATGAATGAAGTCTTGATTGTCGCCGCCGAAGCATCCAGTGTTACATATGCTCAAAGAATTCTTGAGATGTGGAAGTCACAGGGTAAAAAAGTTCATGCTTTTGGTGTCGGCAGTCAGGACATGGAAAACCTAGGCTTTGAGCGCCTCGGAAAATCTGAAGAGATGGCTGTTGTCGGAGCTGCCGAAATTATTTCTCAGTACAGTCATTTGAAATCAGTATTCGATAAATTAGTTGAAGAAGCAGGTAAACGTCGTCCAAAGGTTGCGATCGTCATGGATTACCCAGAGTTTAACCTGATGCTTGCCAAGAAGCTTCACGCGCTGGGTATTCCTGTTGTGTACTACATTTCTCCGCAGGTGTGGGCATGGCGCAAGGGACGCGTTGAAACTATTAAAAAATACTGTCAAAAAGTTTTCGTTCTTTTTCCATTTGAAGTTAAGTTCTATGAAGAGCATGGCGTTCCGGTGGAGTTCGTAGGGCATCCATTGCTCGATGAAATTGACGATCGTCTTTTGACAGATCCAGGCTATTTAAAAAGCCATCGCAATCAATGTGGAATTCGTGACGACGAAATCGTTCTTGGTCTTATGCCAGGAAGTCGCAGACTCGAATTAAAGCAGCACTTTCAGATTCAGTTGGATACCGCACGCATTCTTTCTAAAAAGTATAAGAATTTAAAAATTCTAATTTTAACGGCTCCAACATTTAGCAAAGAGCAGATGCAAGACTATCTGGAAGACTTCCGTTTGCCTTATATCCTTTTAAAAGATGAACCATTCCGTATGATTCATTTAGTGGACATGATGCTTGTGGCTTCTGGAACCGCGACTTTACAAGTGGGCATTATGAAGCGTCCTATGGTCATCATGTATAAGATGAAATGGTTGACGGGGATCTTCGCAAAACTCTTTGTGCGCGGAACTAAATACTTTGGTCTTGCGAATCTAATTTTAGGTAAAGAGGCCGTGCCTGAAAGATTTCAATCAGACGCCAATCCAGAGTTATTAGCATCTTTACTTTCTCGTTATATCGAAGAGCCTGAGTATAAAGCTCAGGTCATTTCTGATTTGGAAGAGCTTCGCCAACATCTTGGAGATAAAGGAGCTACTCAGAGAGTTGTTAAGGCTCTCGATGAGTATTTGCAATCATGA
- a CDS encoding oxidoreductase family protein (COG0673 Predicted dehydrogenases and related proteins) translates to MSKVLRGAVVGVGYLGQFHAQKYANCPDVELIGVCDAFPEQADKIAANMEVQSFHKPEDLIGKVDVVTIAASTLSHFELAEMYLKNGIHVNVEKPITATVPQAEILVKLAKEKNLKLAVGHIERFNPSVIEIKKNLKGLKFLELTRMAPYKARGADVSVLHDLMIHDIDMLYNLTGSEIKSMTASGSKLISPALDVASVSMVMENGVHALINVSRIATNTVRSVRVVQEENTLFANTGTHELEKVEKGSAEEPIRITKWTLEKADALQAETNAFIKAVLNNEEPVVTGVDGLRALRTIEEIEKLIGK, encoded by the coding sequence ATGAGTAAGGTATTACGTGGCGCAGTTGTTGGGGTTGGCTATTTAGGTCAATTCCACGCACAAAAATATGCTAATTGTCCAGATGTCGAGTTGATCGGTGTTTGTGACGCCTTCCCAGAGCAGGCAGATAAAATTGCAGCTAACATGGAAGTTCAGAGTTTTCATAAACCTGAAGATCTGATTGGTAAAGTTGACGTTGTTACGATTGCTGCAAGCACGTTGAGCCACTTTGAATTGGCTGAGATGTACTTGAAAAATGGAATTCACGTCAATGTCGAGAAGCCGATCACGGCCACTGTTCCTCAGGCAGAAATTCTTGTAAAGCTTGCTAAAGAAAAAAATCTGAAGTTAGCAGTAGGGCACATTGAACGATTCAATCCGTCGGTGATTGAGATTAAGAAGAATCTTAAAGGTCTGAAGTTTTTGGAACTGACTCGCATGGCTCCTTATAAGGCGCGCGGCGCTGACGTGAGTGTGCTTCATGACTTAATGATTCATGATATCGACATGCTTTATAATCTTACTGGAAGCGAAATTAAATCAATGACGGCCTCGGGTAGTAAATTGATTTCTCCAGCGCTTGATGTGGCTTCTGTATCTATGGTTATGGAAAACGGAGTGCACGCATTGATTAATGTGAGCCGTATTGCCACCAACACTGTTCGCTCGGTGAGAGTGGTTCAAGAAGAGAACACTCTTTTTGCAAATACAGGCACGCATGAGTTAGAAAAAGTTGAAAAGGGCAGTGCTGAAGAACCGATTCGTATTACGAAGTGGACTCTTGAGAAGGCAGATGCTCTGCAAGCAGAAACAAATGCGTTTATTAAAGCTGTGTTAAATAATGAAGAGCCAGTTGTTACTGGAGTTGATGGTTTAAGAGCTTTAAGAACAATTGAAGAAATCGAAAAGTTGATAGGTAAGTAG